The following are encoded together in the Bombus pascuorum chromosome 10, iyBomPasc1.1, whole genome shotgun sequence genome:
- the LOC132911334 gene encoding mitochondrial tRNA-specific 2-thiouridylase 1 isoform X1 translates to MFKKVIVGISGGVDSAVSALLLKNKGFNVTGVFMKNWDIKNETGFCQTEEDYEDAQWVCKKLDIPFVEVNFVKEYWNNIFSYLTEQYENGYTPNPDILCNKYIKFDHFFNFARIKLQADAIATGHYVRTSFGSYLEHFKPDTNVSLLQARDARKDQTFFLSQVPQQALRYSMFPLGEYLKKDVKQIAQKAGLDKIALKKESTGICFVGKRNFQNFISEYISDKPGDFVDLDNGRVVGKHMGFHHWTIGQNIRISGLPAAYYVYKKDINTNNIIVVKGTHNSALYSEFVITGTPYWISSEPEFNSFSRLLNCDFRFQHVDPLVPCTVHKNLKNQLIIQLSQPLRALTEGQFITLYKGMECLGSAVISYCGPSYYNLNQEVKMEHYRGNNETQEQIADASM, encoded by the exons atgtttaaaaaagtaattgtGGGTATATCTGGTGGGGTTGATAGTGCTGTATCAGCATTGCTTCTAAAGAATAAAG GATTCAATGTCACCGGTGTATTCATGAAAAATTGGGACATCAAAAATGAGACTGGATTTTGTCAGACTGAGGAGGATTATGAAGATGCACAATGGGTGTGCAAAAAATTAGATATTCCTTTTGTTGAAGtcaattttgtaaaagaatattggaataatatcttttc ctATTTAACAGAACAATATGAAAATGGATATACACCAAATCCTGATATTTTGTGTAACAAGTACATCAAATTTGATCATTTCTTCAACTTTGCACGTATTAAACTTCAGGCTGATGCTATTGCAACTGGACACTATGTCAGAACTAGTTTTGGTTCTTATCTTGAACATTTTAAGCCAGATACaa ATGTCAGCTTACTTCAAGCTCGAGATGCAAGAAAAgatcaaacatttttcttgtCCCAAGTACCTCAACAAGCATTAAGATACTCCATGTTTCCCCTTGgagaatatttgaagaaagaCGTTAAACAAATTGCTCAGAAAGCTGGATTGGATAAAATTgctttaaaaaaggaaagcacAGGGATATGTTTTGTgggaaaacgaaattttcaaaatttcatatccGAG tacATATCTGACAAACCTGGAGACTTTGTAGACTTGGATAATGGTCGGGTAGTGGGAAAGCATATGGGCTTTCATCATTGGACCATAGGgcaaaatataagaattagTGGTTTACCAGCTGCATACTATGTGtataagaaagatattaatacaaataacatCATTGTA gTAAAAGGAACACACAATTCAGCGTTATATTCAGAATTTGTAATAACAGGAACTCCGTACTGGATATCATCAGAGCCAGAATTTAATAGTTTCTCTAGACTATTAAATTGTGATTTCCGCTTTCAACATGTAGATCCCTTGGTACCTTGCAcagttcataaaaatttaaagaatcaGTTAATAATACAGCTTAGTCAACCATTAAGAGCACTTACAGAGGGACAG tttATCACCTTATATAAAGGAATGGAGTGTCTAGGTAGCGCTGTAATCTCATATTGTGGTCCATCGTACTATAATTTAAACCAAGAAGTAAAAATGGAACATTATCGAGGAAACAACGAGACACAAGAACAGATCGCGGACGCGAGCATGTAA
- the LOC132911334 gene encoding mitochondrial tRNA-specific 2-thiouridylase 1 isoform X2, which translates to MRLDFVRLRRIMKMHNGYLTEQYENGYTPNPDILCNKYIKFDHFFNFARIKLQADAIATGHYVRTSFGSYLEHFKPDTNVSLLQARDARKDQTFFLSQVPQQALRYSMFPLGEYLKKDVKQIAQKAGLDKIALKKESTGICFVGKRNFQNFISEYISDKPGDFVDLDNGRVVGKHMGFHHWTIGQNIRISGLPAAYYVYKKDINTNNIIVVKGTHNSALYSEFVITGTPYWISSEPEFNSFSRLLNCDFRFQHVDPLVPCTVHKNLKNQLIIQLSQPLRALTEGQFITLYKGMECLGSAVISYCGPSYYNLNQEVKMEHYRGNNETQEQIADASM; encoded by the exons ATGAGACTGGATTTTGTCAGACTGAGGAGGATTATGAAGATGCACAATGG ctATTTAACAGAACAATATGAAAATGGATATACACCAAATCCTGATATTTTGTGTAACAAGTACATCAAATTTGATCATTTCTTCAACTTTGCACGTATTAAACTTCAGGCTGATGCTATTGCAACTGGACACTATGTCAGAACTAGTTTTGGTTCTTATCTTGAACATTTTAAGCCAGATACaa ATGTCAGCTTACTTCAAGCTCGAGATGCAAGAAAAgatcaaacatttttcttgtCCCAAGTACCTCAACAAGCATTAAGATACTCCATGTTTCCCCTTGgagaatatttgaagaaagaCGTTAAACAAATTGCTCAGAAAGCTGGATTGGATAAAATTgctttaaaaaaggaaagcacAGGGATATGTTTTGTgggaaaacgaaattttcaaaatttcatatccGAG tacATATCTGACAAACCTGGAGACTTTGTAGACTTGGATAATGGTCGGGTAGTGGGAAAGCATATGGGCTTTCATCATTGGACCATAGGgcaaaatataagaattagTGGTTTACCAGCTGCATACTATGTGtataagaaagatattaatacaaataacatCATTGTA gTAAAAGGAACACACAATTCAGCGTTATATTCAGAATTTGTAATAACAGGAACTCCGTACTGGATATCATCAGAGCCAGAATTTAATAGTTTCTCTAGACTATTAAATTGTGATTTCCGCTTTCAACATGTAGATCCCTTGGTACCTTGCAcagttcataaaaatttaaagaatcaGTTAATAATACAGCTTAGTCAACCATTAAGAGCACTTACAGAGGGACAG tttATCACCTTATATAAAGGAATGGAGTGTCTAGGTAGCGCTGTAATCTCATATTGTGGTCCATCGTACTATAATTTAAACCAAGAAGTAAAAATGGAACATTATCGAGGAAACAACGAGACACAAGAACAGATCGCGGACGCGAGCATGTAA